A region from the Oculatellaceae cyanobacterium genome encodes:
- the ntrB gene encoding nitrate ABC transporter permease: protein MTLSIKRSRRNNSFQNLLSDPKSRKIIAPIIALAAILIVWQLLTVSPDANLPGPIKVIAQTWELIINPFFDKGATNKGLFWQIFASLQRVATGFTLAAIVGIIVGILVGTNAFLFDAFDPIFQVLRTIPPLAWLPISLAAFQQSNPSAIFVIFITSIWPIIINTIAGVHQIPQDYRNVSKVLKLSQKEYFLDIVFPATVPYIFTGLRIGIGLSWLAIIAAEMLIGGVGIGFFIWDAWNAANISQIILALVYVGVVGLLLDKLIGYIAKLVVPGEQK, encoded by the coding sequence ATGACTCTAAGTATCAAGCGTTCCCGCCGTAACAATTCATTCCAAAATTTGTTAAGCGATCCGAAATCAAGAAAAATAATTGCGCCCATAATCGCACTTGCCGCTATTCTAATTGTCTGGCAACTACTTACGGTAAGTCCTGATGCTAACTTACCAGGGCCAATAAAAGTAATAGCCCAAACTTGGGAATTAATTATTAACCCATTTTTTGATAAAGGAGCCACTAACAAGGGTTTATTCTGGCAAATTTTCGCCAGTTTGCAACGAGTCGCTACAGGTTTCACCTTAGCAGCAATTGTAGGTATCATTGTTGGGATTCTAGTTGGTACTAATGCTTTTCTCTTTGATGCCTTTGATCCAATCTTTCAGGTATTACGGACTATTCCACCTCTAGCTTGGCTACCAATTTCTTTAGCAGCATTTCAACAATCAAACCCTAGTGCAATTTTCGTGATTTTCATCACAAGTATCTGGCCAATCATCATCAATACAATTGCCGGAGTACATCAAATTCCCCAAGATTACAGAAATGTTTCCAAAGTTTTGAAACTATCACAAAAAGAATACTTTTTAGACATTGTATTTCCAGCAACCGTCCCCTACATCTTTACAGGTTTAAGAATTGGCATCGGCTTATCTTGGTTAGCGATTATTGCTGCGGAAATGTTAATTGGTGGCGTGGGTATAGGCTTCTTTATTTGGGATGCTTGGAATGCTGCTAACATCAGTCAAATTATCTTAGCTCTGGTCTACGTAGGAGTTGTGGGTTTATTACTAGACAAACTAATTGGTTATATCGCTAAATTAGTTGTTCCCGGCGAACAAAAATAG
- a CDS encoding CmpA/NrtA family ABC transporter substrate-binding protein, translating to MNRLPKQFSRRQFLFTAGATTVGALLVHGCTSNSQSANNVQQINAVHGLSGLTPETTQARVGFVGQTDAAPLIIAKVKGLFAKYGVPDVSLVKQPSWGVTRDNLQLGSQGGGVDGAMVLTPTPYHMSLGTVTVNNKKVPMYVVARLNTGGQGISISNAHKDLNVGLNSGVLKTKAEQAKAKGDVLRFGMTFKGGTSDTMLRYWLAAGGIDPDKDVATIVVPGGQLVANVRIKNLDGFCVGDPWHVRLINEKLGYSALVTNEFWQDHPEKALGFRADWVDKHPNTTKAILKALMEAQQWCDRMENRAEMAAIISDAEWAKVPVTDISDRLEGRIDYGNGRSVVKNPSHIMRYWENHASYPYKSHDLWFLTENLRWGQLPQNLDTQKIINAVNREDLWREAAKDLGLSASEIPQTTSRGVETFFDGIKFDPDNPTAYLQSLQIKQV from the coding sequence ATGAACCGATTACCTAAGCAATTTTCTCGCAGACAATTCTTATTTACTGCTGGAGCAACTACTGTAGGAGCTTTATTAGTTCATGGTTGTACAAGTAATTCTCAATCTGCTAATAATGTTCAGCAAATTAACGCTGTTCACGGTTTATCTGGCTTAACTCCCGAAACAACTCAAGCCAGAGTTGGTTTTGTCGGTCAAACTGATGCTGCGCCACTAATTATCGCGAAGGTAAAAGGTTTATTTGCGAAATATGGAGTTCCAGATGTCAGCTTAGTTAAACAGCCTTCTTGGGGAGTAACACGAGACAATTTACAACTCGGATCGCAAGGCGGTGGGGTTGATGGTGCAATGGTGCTTACGCCTACGCCATACCATATGTCATTAGGTACTGTTACCGTCAACAATAAAAAAGTCCCCATGTATGTAGTAGCGAGATTAAATACAGGGGGTCAAGGAATTTCCATATCTAATGCCCACAAAGATTTAAATGTTGGCTTGAATTCTGGTGTTTTAAAGACAAAAGCCGAACAAGCGAAAGCTAAAGGAGATGTCTTACGTTTTGGTATGACCTTTAAAGGTGGTACTAGCGATACTATGTTGCGATATTGGTTAGCGGCTGGAGGAATTGATCCAGATAAAGATGTCGCTACTATAGTAGTACCTGGAGGGCAATTAGTAGCAAATGTCAGGATTAAGAATTTAGACGGTTTTTGCGTAGGCGATCCTTGGCACGTGCGATTAATTAATGAAAAACTTGGTTATAGCGCCCTTGTTACTAATGAATTTTGGCAAGATCATCCAGAAAAAGCTTTAGGTTTTCGTGCTGATTGGGTAGACAAACATCCTAATACTACCAAAGCAATTTTAAAAGCATTAATGGAAGCGCAACAGTGGTGCGATCGCATGGAAAACCGTGCGGAAATGGCAGCAATTATCTCCGATGCTGAGTGGGCGAAAGTACCTGTAACAGATATTAGCGATCGCCTAGAAGGTCGCATTGATTACGGTAATGGGCGCTCGGTTGTAAAAAATCCTTCCCATATCATGCGCTACTGGGAAAACCATGCTTCTTACCCCTACAAGAGCCACGATCTTTGGTTTTTAACAGAAAACCTTCGTTGGGGTCAGTTACCACAAAATTTAGATACCCAAAAAATTATTAATGCAGTGAATCGTGAAGATTTATGGCGCGAAGCTGCTAAAGACCTGGGTTTATCTGCATCAGAAATTCCTCAAACTACATCGCGGGGAGTTGAAACATTCTTTGATGGTATTAAATTTGACCCCGACAACCCAACAGCTTATCTGCAAAGCTTGCAAATTAAACAAGTTTAG